The sequence below is a genomic window from Thermocladium sp. ECH_B.
ATAGCATATATACAAAACCGAATGCATTGTTGCCCCTCATGGAGGCCGATCATTATTGCTTAATTTTTAAAGCTTCTTACCCCTCCTTAAAAGGATTGATAAAGCTATGACTAAGACCCCGATCGCTATCAAGGCAATAATGCGGGGCATATCATAGCCATAATCAATCGAGAAACTATACCGAGCCCCTCGCCCCGCCGAGTCGAGCACAATTATGGTCACGTTATTCACCCCCATCCTGGTCAAATTAATGGTTGCATCATTTCCATTGGCCACCTCCACTCCATTCAAGAACCACTCAACTCTATATGGCGGCGACCCATCACTAATGGTAACCGCTCCACGCGCCTCGTAATTATCCAGCACGAAATTTGATACGGGGATTAGCGAGGCATTAATTACAGGATCGGGATTAACCCGTATCGCCGCGCTTCTACTAATGGTATAATTAGCAGAGTCCCTCAATATAACGGTGAGATTATGCACCCCAATGCCGGGCCTAATTAATTGCCCCACCCCAATCGCCGCGCCATCGAGAAGCACCTCGTAACTATATGGCGGCGTCCCATTAGCTCCATTAAGGGTCAGCGAGACTTCCTCGCCCTCATCTATGGTGGTTGCATTAAGGGAAATCAGTAGGGAAGGGTCGGGATTCACCGTGATCCTCGCCGCCTTAGAATCGCTGTACTCGCTTGAGTCCCTCACGGTGGCGTTAAGCACGTACCTCCCCACGCCTAACCGTAGGCTACACATGGTTGTGCAATTAAGCCTAGTTGAGTTCAGGAGCGCCTCGTAATTGTATGGTGGAGTGCCTCCGCTAGTGCTTAGGTTCACTAGAACTGTTTGTCCAGCATCAATGCTTGTGGCATTAATTGATAGGTGTAGCAATGGATCTGGATTAACCATCACCGTGAATGATTTGTTCAGGGCGAAGCCTCCCGAGTCCCTCATGATTACCGTTATGACTTGGATCCCGGACTCATTCATTTGAATGACTTGGCTTAATTCACCGCGAATCAAGCCCGTGACTGGACTACCGTTATCGAGTACCTCGTAGCTATATGGCGGCGTCCCATTAACCCCAGCCGCGCTGACCCTGATCCATTGGCCGACATCTAGAATAGACGCGTTGAGGCCGGCATTGAGGCGGGGATCACTCATTACCTCTATGTTGCCAACTCCCGAGTAGACCTCGGTTCCCCTTGAATCCCTCACCACTACTTGATAATGATGGGTTCCGAGGGATAGATTGCCCCCATATATCTTGAAGGCATGGAAAGCCTCGTCAGTGGTGTAACTGCTTCTCGTCACGCCATCCAGCACCAAGTAATAAGTGTATGGTGGGTCTCCCCCGCCCACNTATATGGTTGCATTAATGGAGGCATTCACGCCCTCATCTACAACCATGCTCGGCATGTATTGCTTTATTATGGTTAATTCAACTATGAAGGGCACCCCAAGCCTAGGGATTCCCTGAACTAATTGTGCCCCCCCATTCTCATAGATGGAGTTTACCCCATTCACTGTCTCGGCCGTGTTGCTGCCAAATACGTATATGCCTCTCGGCAATGAATAACTATCATTAATTAAGTAATAGAGGTGCAGCGATGCATTTATGTCGTTAATTATCGCTTCAGAGCCATTCCCATCACCCCCAAGCACGAGCTCCGCATCGTAATAATAAGGCCCCTCCCCAACCATGTGATACCCATTAATCGTTATCGCTGCCCTTGGGTTCTGGACCGGGATAGTGACGTTATCATAATTGATTTCCTTGCTTCCATTATAGTAGGCGAAGTGAATTACGACGCCGGAATCAAGCGTTTGAATCCACGTCACTAAATTGATATTTAGGGGAAGGGAATAGCTTTGATTAGCGTAGCCATACCAGTAAAAGTAACCGCTGGGGGATGTCGCGACGCTGCCGCTGCCCCTTATTGATGAGTTGCTCAAGGTAGCGTTTGGGCTGCTCATGTTCCACACGTTATCTATCACGTCGTAAGTCATGGAGGAGGTATCTATCGCCACCACGTTCTGAAGCCAATAAGCGTATCGACCCTTGGTTGAGTTGACTTGAAGAACCACATTCAATTGAAGCGACGCCGCGTGCGGTGGCGCCGAGTTCCTTGGCTCGCTGCTCGACACATTAATGTAATATATTGAGGCAGTCCCCACCACTTCATTGGTTAACACCTCGTATGGAACCAATGAGCCCGACTCATTTAGGACGCCGTAATCCGCTAGGCCTATTGGCGCCGGGGGCCCCGAATAAGATAGGAATGGGTTAATGGGTATTGTGCCATAGGAGTAATTAACCATTACGGACGCGTTGCTGGGGTTCCGTAGAATCAAGTACCAATTCCCCTTGCCAATATTAATGGATCCATTGATGTTGAGCCCCACATAGCGGGGAGAGGGCCAATTCATCTGCTCGCTGTACTGGGTTTGATTAAGCACATAGATATCCAGCGAGGAATTAGCGGATACATGGAACCATAAGCTATAGTCGCTCCAGTAATCACTGATGTTTATCGGCAATGCGCTGTAGGGCCTCAGGACCACTTGAGATGCGCTTACGCAGATGGATGAAGCCACGAGCAGCACGGCGATTAGGGCTAGGTACCTCATAGTAGCTTCCCATAGATCTTGAGGAGCTCCACTCCTACCTTTATGCCTATCTCCATTTCAGGCGCATTAAGTCCATTGAGGAACCCAATCAATTCATCCTCTTGACCGAGGCCCAGGAACGGCATTGCGGCCTCCATCACCCTGGAAAGCGTTCCAGTGGCGTGGTAAAGCTGCCTAAGCTTATTAATGTTGATCTTTAACCAGGATAATGTGAGCCTCCTAACAAATGGGTTATAGGCCCCAGCAGCGAATGCGGAGCCCACGTCCTGCCTCTTCACGTCCCCCGAGAGCAGTAGCCCCAGCGCCAATGCGTACTCGGCTGGGTCTCGGATGCTCATCATGGATAGAAGCACCTTGACCCTATCCTCATCATTCCTTAACTTGAAGTAGAGGGATGATAAGGTCTCGAATGGTTTCTCCCCGGCGATGGCGTACCCCGTGGCAACGGCCCTCCTCATATTTGGATCAAGCGACTCGAACCTAGAGATACTGCTAGCCAAAGATTTAGCGTACTCATCATCGACCTGGACAAGCCTAGCGGCGACTATTCCCCTCAGGAGCACGCTGTTCGCGTCGCTGCGGCCCTCGAGGAGCCTTAATTGGGATCTATGGAATTCCGCGCTCTCCGTGCGTGTAGCCATATTTATCGCGAATAAGGTGGATAATTGAGACGAGACTTCCCAGGCAGGTAAGTAATCCTCCTCATTCCTGAACCTGGATATGAAGGCCAAGTAATCCCGTAACTTAATGCCGCCCTGCAGTAAGTGGGCATATATATCCGTCGCTATTCCCCACCTATCTATGGGCGACTCCGCGCCCCTCCAAGCCACTTCCCAATCCCAGTACCTAGCCCTATAGAAACCCGTCTGATCGATGTTCAGCTTAAGGGATGAGATGGGGCCCTTAATTATCGTGCTTTCCTCCATGAGAAGGGACTCCCGCCTCCCATTAATGTGGTAAGTCAATGGCACGGGCCACTTGCCCCCCTCATCGCCGGCTAACTTAAACCTGGCTTGGCTCAACTTGGCGTTGTCCCCCTCCTTAGTGACGGTCACGACCGGGTACCCCTCCCTATTTATCCATTCGCTCATTATCTTTATCACGGGCTTCCCCGAGGCCGTCTCTAGGCTGCTCCATAAGTCCCCCGCCGTGGCGTTGCCGTACTCATGTGCCTTTAAGTAATTCCTGAGGCCATTGCGGAACGCCTCGTCCCCGATGAATGCCTCAATCATTCTCAGTATGCTGGCGCCCTTGCCGTAACTTATTTCATCGAATATTTGCTCTATCTCCTCCTCCTTATTGACCGGCACATGTATTGGATGCGTGGTGGACAGGGAGTCCCTCATCATGGCGCCCCCGGTCTCGTTTAGGAGAAAGTCATACCAGTGCCTCCACTCGGGGAATAAGTGGTCGATTGCCTTGTAACTCATGAATGTGGCGAAGCTCTCGTTGAGCCACAAATCATCCCACCACTTCATTGTGACTAGGTCCCCGAACCATTGATGCGCTAACTCGTGAGCCACGACCTCCGCCACTCTCCTCCTCTCCCCCTCGCTGCTGTTCTCATCGGCTAGGAGAGCGGTTTCCCTGAAAGTTATGGCTCCCCAATTCTCCATGGCGCCCGCCGCGAACTCGGGCACGGCTATTAAGTGTAGCTTGGGGAGTTGGTAAGGTATGCCGAAGTAATCCTCATAATACTTGATGACCCTCTTAGCCACATCCATGGCGAATGCCCCCCTCCTCGCCTTGCCGGGCGGAGTCGCGACAATGATGTCGATGCTGCCTAATTTATCCTTGATCTCCTCGAACTTGCCTATACCCACGTAAAGCAAGTAAGTTGACATCCTCGGAGTCTCCTGGAACTCAATCACTTTCTTGTCCCCATCCTTGGTCACGTTACGCGGCGGCGTGTTGAATATCACGTCCACCCCATCCCTGACTCGAATGGTTACCTTGAATATAGCCTTATATGCGGGGTGATCAATGCATGGAAACATGCGCCTCGCCCCCGTGGCCTCGAATTGCGTCGTTATCATGTAGCCCCCCTCATAGGGAGCCCTATAGATTCCCATCAATAAGTCGGGCACCTTGCCCTCGAACTCCACCTCAACGAGTCTCTCGACCGGCGACCTTATGCTTATGGTTTTCCCATCATACGCATAATCAATTGTTTTCCCATCAACCTTCACTCCCAGTATCGATAAGTCGACCGCGTTGAGGGAGAACGGCGACTCGCTGCCCATCTCTATCTTAACATTGCCCTTATAGGATAATTTATCATAATCCACATCTAGATATAGATCATATTTATTGACCTGCATATGGCCTCGGCCCCCTCATGCCTATTAAAAGTTGCGTTAAAGTGGGAAAGGATAAAAGCCGCATCCCATTAATCGCATAAATGTGCTCGGTGTACATAGTTGGCGTTGGTCCTGGGGATCTGGGGCTCGTAACCATGAAGGCGCTCAGCATAGTTAAGGAGGCCGACGTGATAGTGTATGATAGGTTAATTCCGCGTGATTTACTGGGATTGGCGAGGCCGGATGCGGAGCTGGTGTTTGCAGGGAAGGAGTTGGGGCATCACGTGATGGAGCAGGCGGAGATCAATGAATTGCTGCTGCAGAGGGCTAGGGAGGGCAAGATTGTTGCTAGGCTACATGGTGGAGATCCATTCCTGTTTGGGAGGGGGTTTGAGGAGTGCCTCGAGTTGTTGCGGAATGGGGTTAAATGCATGGTTATCCCAGGCATCACTAGCGCAATAGCGGCTCCAGAGCGATTTCTAGTGCCCCTAGTGGCCAGGGGCATAGCCAGCAGCGTTGCCATAGTGACCGGCACGGAGGATCCCAATAAAGGCAGGCAATTCGTTAACTTCAGGGAATTGGCGGGCAAGGTCGATACAATAGTTGTGCTAATGGGTAGGCACAGGATAAGGGAAATAGCGGAGGAATTAATTGCCGGAGGATTAAGCCCAGCCACGCCCGTGGCAGCCATAAGCAAGGCATTCATGGATGGAGAGAAAATAGTGTTCACCACGCTAAGGGATGTGAATGGCGATGAATTGGAGTCGCCGGCGGTCTTCGTGATAGGCAACGTGGTTCAAGCAGCAGCATCGCTAAGCAGTGCGGGGAGACAACTCAATTCCTAATGGGAAAAACCAATATATGGCGAGATGCCGCCTCGGAACCACTGGTTTTTATGTTTCTAAGTTGATTTGTTTGGTTTACATTGCCTGCACGTATAGCGTTACCATTGAGTGGACACGCAAATGGGAAGAGCAATGAGGCGCTCCACAATAAATTGGCCGAGGTTAACCCAACGCCTCGTTAAGGTCATGGAATAGCTAGGGACGCTGCTAATGGGTTCCCAAGCATGATGGAATGCCGATAAATAATACTGGCTAAGCCTCTGCGAATCCTTTAAAGCCTTATGTATTCATGGATTAGCCAAAAATGATTCCAGCGGTTTCATATATTAGGGTCTCCACTGAGGAGCAGGATCCCGAGAATCAACGCGTTTACCTGGAGAAGTGGGCGTCAAGTAGGGGATTCACTATTGTGAAGCATTACGTGGATTTCGCCGTTAGTGGGAGCACCGGCGTCATGGATAGACCAGCCTTTCACAGCATGGTGAGTGAGGCCCCAACGCTCACCCCTAAACCAATAGCGTTACTAGTGTATGAAGTGTCGAGGCTCGTGAGGAACTTCCAGGAATTCTTTAGGTTGCTGGATATAGTGGAGAATAGGATGGGGCTCCTAATAGTCAGTACCTCAGAGAAGGAGAGCGTCCTACAGAACCTGGATGGGGCTTACCGCCAATTCCTCAGGACCGTCCTCGCCTTCGTGGCGAACATGGAGAGGGACTTCATTAGGCAGAGAACCAAGGCAGCCATGGATAGGTTAAGGGCTGAGGGGAGGCTCAGGAGCAAGAGGGAAACCATTCCCCCAAGCACCATTAACGCAATAATTAAGATGTACGGGGAGGGGCTATCCATGAGGGAGGTAGCGAAGAGGAATGGAGTCAGCGTCTACATGGTTAGGAGAATACTGGGAGACAATGGATACAGGCCAAGCCCATACACCTGCCCCCGATGCTTCGGCGCGTTGAGGGTCACGGATAGATCCCTAAAGCAGGTAGATGGAAGATATGCAGTGGTGGAGAGGCTCTACTGCCCCCGATGCGGGTACGAGGAAACAAAAACCCTCTAACTTCCTTTTTTTTAAAAAAAAGGAAAGGAGGGGCGTGGATTTTCTCACTTGTTTTGCTCCTTTGCAACTGCTTCGCTCTTCTTTGCCATTGTTGGTATGCTTAAGATTATGGATACTGCTAGATTAATGAGCAGTGAAATGAGTCCGACGAATACGAGTACGTGCGCCATGGGGTAGAGACTGGTCTTGAGGGGCCCAAAGTGATTGGCCGCCTCCACTAGGTATAGGCCTGACCCTATCCCTGCGGCCCATCCAATCATTAATGCATACTTGTTTAATCTATTGCTTATTAATCCCAGGAACACGGCGGGCAGTGTTTGGAGAATTATTATTCCCCCCAGTAATTGGAGTTGTATAGCATATGTGGCCGGCACCGCGAATACGAAGCCTAATGCAATGAATTTGAAGATCACCGATGCCCACTTAGATATCCTCGTCTCATCGTGTGGGGTAAGGTTGGGGTAAAGTGGTTTAATTATGTTTCTCGTCAATAAATTGGCCTGCGCTATGGCCATTATGGCGGCGGGAACTAGTCCACCAATGAATATCCCGAGCAGAACTATTCCGGCCAACCAATCGGGTAATGATGCCACGGCTAATGCCGGAACCGCTAGTATCCCGGCTGTGCTGAGGGGGNATTTGCTTAGTATCGCCATTGCGGCTGGATCAGCGTAAA
It includes:
- a CDS encoding uroporphyrin-III methyltransferase (catalyzes 2 sequential methylations, the formation of precorrin-1 and S-adenosyl-L-homocysteine from S-adenosyl-L-methionine and uroporphyrin III, and the formation of precorrin-2 and S-adenosyl-L-homocysteine from S-adenosyl-L-methionine and precorrin-1) → MCSVYIVGVGPGDLGLVTMKALSIVKEADVIVYDRLIPRDLLGLARPDAELVFAGKELGHHVMEQAEINELLLQRAREGKIVARLHGGDPFLFGRGFEECLELLRNGVKCMVIPGITSAIAAPERFLVPLVARGIASSVAIVTGTEDPNKGRQFVNFRELAGKVDTIVVLMGRHRIREIAEELIAGGLSPATPVAAISKAFMDGEKIVFTTLRDVNGDELESPAVFVIGNVVQAAASLSSAGRQLNS
- a CDS encoding resolvase — its product is MIPAVSYIRVSTEEQDPENQRVYLEKWASSRGFTIVKHYVDFAVSGSTGVMDRPAFHSMVSEAPTLTPKPIALLVYEVSRLVRNFQEFFRLLDIVENRMGLLIVSTSEKESVLQNLDGAYRQFLRTVLAFVANMERDFIRQRTKAAMDRLRAEGRLRSKRETIPPSTINAIIKMYGEGLSMREVAKRNGVSVYMVRRILGDNGYRPSPYTCPRCFGALRVTDRSLKQVDGRYAVVERLYCPRCGYEETKTL